The genomic region GCGCCGCCAGGCAGAGGAAGACGACCAGAACGGAGATCGCATAGAGCATCGGCGCCTGCGAACCGGAAAGACGCTCCTGATAGGAGATCCCCTGCCAGGCGACCGTATAGCCGCCGCCGAGCTGTTCGGTCAGTGCTTCCATTTCGTTCATCGCATCGCCGGAGGAAACCCCGGGCGCGGAAGCACCATCGAGCGGAATGGCGCTGACGGCGTTGAAGCGGGCAAGCGATGGCGCGCCTTTCACCCACTCCGTCCTGGTAAAGGCGGAGAAAGGCACCATTTCGCCGGCGGTGTTGCGGGCGTACCAATGGTTGAGATCATCCGGCTGCATGCGGAAGGGCGCATCGCCCTGGACATAGACTGGCTTGATCTCGCCGTTCAGCGTGAAGTCGTTGACGTCGCGGCCGGTGAAGATGATCGACAGCATCGAATTGACCGAGGCGATGTCGACGCCCATGGCGCCGATCTTTTCCTGATCGAGCACGATGCGCATCTGCGGCTCGACTTCCTTGTTGCTGCTGCGCAGCGCTACGATCTTGCCTGAGGTATTGCCCATCTGGATCAGTCGCTTGGAGGCCGCCGTCAGGGCGTCGTTGCCGTGGCCGCCGGTATCGACGAGATACATGGAGAAGCCGCTCGATACGCCGAGACCCTGGATCGCCGGGGGCAGGAGCGCGAAGATCTGCGCCTCGCGGATGGCAAAGAAGTTACGCAGCGCGCGGTTGACGACCGACTGGGCGCTCAGATTCGGATCGGTGCGCTTGGAGAAATCCTTGAGCTTGGTGAAGACGATGGCGCTGTTCTGGCCGGAGCCGTTGAAGCCGAAACCAAGCGCGCCGAACACCGATTCGACAGCATCCTTTTCATTCTGGCGATAGTAATTTTCGACTTTCTCGACGACCGCCTGGGTCTGCTGCGTTGTCGAACCCGGCGGCGTGGTGACGATGGTCAGCAGCACGCCCTGGTCTTCCTGCGGCAGGAAGGAGCTCGGCAGGCGGGTGAAGAGATAGGCGCAGCCGGCGCCGACGAGCAGGAAGACCAGCATGACCCGGATCGGCCGTTTCAGGAGATAGCCGATTGTCCTGATATAACCGTTGGTCGAGCGCGTGAAGTTGCGGTTGAACCAGTCGCCGACGCGGTGCTTCCGGTGTTCGCCGACCGGCTTCAGCATCGTGGCGCAAAGGGCCGGCGTCAGCACGAGGGCGACGAGGGCCGACAGCAGCATGGCCGAGACGATGGTAATCGAGAACTGGCGATAGATGATGCCCGTCGAGCCGCCGAAGAAGGCCATCGGGATAAAGACGGCGGTGAGGACGAGCGCAATACCGACAATGGCGCCGGTGATCTCGCCCATCGATTTTTCCGTCGCCTCGAGCGGCGAAAGCTTCTCTTCGGACATGATGCGCTCGACGTTTTCGACGACGACGATGGCGTCGTCGACGAGAAGGCCGATCGCCAGCACCATGGCAAACATCGTCAAGGTGTTGATCGAGTAGCCGGTGACCGCCAGCACCCCGAAAGTGCCGAGCAGCACCACGGGAACGGCAATCGTCGGGATCAGCGTCGCCCGCAGGTTCTGCAGGAAGATGAGGAGGACGACGAAGACGAGCACAATTGCTTCGATCAGCGTGTGCACGACCTTTTCGATCGACAGCTCGACGAAGGGCGTAGTGTCGTAGGGATAGGTGATCTCCACACCCGCCGGCAGGCCGCGGCCGATGACCTCGAGAGCGGAGCGGACGCGGGCTGCGGTATCGATGGCGTTGGCGCCGATCGCCAGGTTGACGGCAAAACCGGTCGACGGCTGGCCGTTATACCGCGAGCCGCCGCCGTAGCTTTCCTGGCCGATTTCGATGCGCGAGACGTCGCTCAGGCGTACCGTCGCGCCGTCCTTTTCGACCTTGAGGATGATGTGCTCGAAATCGGCGACGGTGGTCAGCTGGCTTTGGGCAGTGATGGTGACGTTGATCTGCTGGCCGGGGGTCGCCGGCTGGGCGCCGAGCGAACCGACCGAGACCTGGGTGTTCTGCGCCTGGATGGCCGACGTAACGTCGCTCGGCGTCAATTGGTATTTCAAGAGCTTGAACGGATCGAGCCAGACACGCATGGCGTAACCCGAACCGAAGACGTTGATGCTGCCCACACCTTCCAGGCGCTGGATCTGATCCTCGATCGAGGTCGACAGGATGTTGCCGAGGTCGACCGAGTTGCGCTTGCCGTCCGTCGAAACAAGCGAGCCGACGAGAAGAATGCTCGAAGTCGAGCGGGTGACGCTGATGCCGGCATCGATGACGTCGCTTGGGAGCTGCGACTGGACCAGCTGCAGCTTGTTCTGTACCTGCACCTGGGCGATATCAGGGTCGGCGCTCGTTCCGAAGGTGAGCTGGATGCTGGCCGAACCGGTCGACGACGTCGAGGTCATGTAAGTCAGATCGTCGAGGCCCGTCATGCCGTCCTCGATGATCGTCGTCACCGATTTCTCGACGGTCTCGGCACTCGCACCCCGATAGGTGGCGTTGATGCGGACCGTCGTCGGGGCGATGTCGGGATATTGCGAGATCGACAGGGTGAAGATCGCCAGCAGGCCAGCGAGCATGATGGTGATCGCAATGACCCAGGCGAAAATCGGACGTCGGATGAAAAACTTGGCCATCGGTAGTTCCTGTGCGGCTGAGACGGTGACGATGCGGGCTCGAAGCGACTATTTCGCTGCGGGCTTCTGTGCGTCACCGGCCGCGGGCTGCTCGGCAGCCACGACCACGCCGTTGTCGGTGATCTTCATCGGAACCGGCTTCACCGGCATGCCTGACGTGATCGATTGCAGGCCGCTGACGATCAGCTGATCGCCGTCCTTGATGCCTTCGGTCACGAGCCAGGAATTATTGGAGGGCGAGCTGTTTTCGAAAGCGCGGGTTTCGACCTTGCCGTCGGCGGAAACGAACTGTGCCGTCAGCCGGCCGTTGGCGTCACGGCTCGTCGCCAGCTGCGGCAGCGCATAACCCTCCTCTGAACCGAGCTCGACGGTTGCCCGGACATACATGCCGGGCAGCACGATACGGTCGGGATTGGGAAAGAGCACACGGATGATGAAGGTGCCTGTGGTCTCGCTGACCACCTGCTTGGACATGTCGAGCTTGCCCTGCTGATTGTATTCCTTGCCGTCTTCGAGGATCAGGTGGAAGACGACGTTGGCTGCCCCTTTGATGTCGCCGGCGGCCATCGCATCGCGCAGCTTCAAGAGGTTGGTGCTCGATTCGGTCAGCGAGATATAGATCGGATCGAGCTGGCGGATCGTCGTCAGCGCCGTCGTCTGGTTGGCCGAGACGACGTTGCCGACATTATAGGCCGTCTGGTCGATAATGCCGTCGAAGGGGGCGATGATCCTGGTATGGTCGAGGTCGATCTGCGCGGCGGACAGTGCGGCCTTCGCCGACTCGACTTCGGCCTTGGCCTGCAGCAGCGTCGTCTTGGCCGTTTCGAATTCGATCTGGGTGGCGCCGCTGCCGACCAGGCGCTGGTAGCGGTCGAGATTGCTTTCGGCGCTCGGCACACTCGCTTGCGCCTTGGAGATTGCCGCCTTGGCCTGCTCGACGGCGGCGATATAGGGCGCATCCTCGATCTGGTAGAGAAGGTCGCCTTTCTTGATCTCGCCGCCTTCCTTAAAGGCGATCTCGCGGATGAGACCGCTCACCTGCGGCCGGATATCGGCCGTCTGGAAGGTCTCGGCGCGGCCGGGAAGGATCGTGGTGATCGGGAAACTGCCCTTTTTCAGCGTGATCACGCCGACCGGCGAGGCCTGCTGGGCCGCGCCGGCACCCGCATTGCCGGCAGGCTTGCCGGTGTTGTCGCTGCAGGCTGCGAGCAAGGCGCCGAACATCAGCGCCGAGGAGATGAGGAGGGCACGCCGTATCATTCTGAATTCCCTGTACGGTGGCAATGGCCGTTCGATCCACGGGCTCGGCTCCGCCGAGCGCAGGCTTAGAGAAGCGTCAGGATTGGTTCGGCTTCAAATGCCATCATCCGAATTTAAGAAAAGCTTTACGAAGTGACGTAAGTCAGCAATCGTCACTTAGCAAGCGTTATTTTGCAGTGCGGCATCGACGAAATCCACGATGTCCTCGGCGCGGCGCACCAGCGTTTCCTTGTCGTCGCGGACGATCAGGATGGGGTGCAGCACGCAGGCCAGCACGTCTGCGACGGTGCGTGCCGCGCTTTTCGGATCGCGGCAATGGTAGCGGTTCTCCGCCATGCCCTCGCGGATGATCCCGCCGAGCTTCTCTTCGATACGGGCGCGATAGCGGTTGCCGGCCTCGAGTTTGGCTTCGACCGTCGAAAGCACCATTTCGAAGATGTAAGGGTTTTTCTGGATGTCCTGCAGATGGCCTTCCAGCAGGCGCAGGACGAATCGGAGCAATTGCTCTTTTGGCGGCAGGTCCTGGTCGAAGGCTGCGAAACGCTCGGTGGCATTGTCGAGATGGCGTCCCGCGATCGCATCGATCAGCGCGACCTTGGAACGGAAATGCTTGAAGACATTGGCCGGAGACATGTGGAGCGCGCCGGCGATGTCGGCGATCGACACCGCGACATAGCCGCGCTCGCGAAACAGCATCTCCGCCATGGAGAGGATATCCTCCCGCGTTTCCTCGGCCTTGCGTCTCGGCCTTCTTGCCATCCGTCCCCCGCCGGGCCGGGCCCGATCCTTTTTGGCCGATGTTAACGCGATTGCACGAAATGCCGCAAGCCGGTGATCGGCCGGCGGCGTGCACGCGCCGCCATATCAGGGGAAGTGCGGGGCGAGGTTCTGCCGGATGCGGGCAAGCGGCGTCTCGCCGCTGTCGTCGGGGACGAAGCGCTCGCCGGTGATCGCCTCATAGGCCCTGATATAGACGGCCGAGGTCTGTTCGATCAGTTCGGTGGGGATCTCGGGGATCTCCTCCTTATACGGGTCGCAACGTTCCGCCACCCAGGCGCGGACGAAATCCTTGTCGAAACTATCGGGGCGTTTTCCGGCGGCAAAACTTGCCGGATAGCTTTCGGCAAGCCAGTAGCGGCTGCTGTCGGGCGTGTGGATCTCGTCGGCGAGGATGATGTTGCCGTCGCTGTCGGTGCCGAATTCATATTTGGTGTCGACGAGGATCAGGCCGCGTTTGGCTGCCATCTCCTGGCCGCGGGCAAAGAGCGCGAGCGCGTATCGCGAAAGGGTTTCCCACTGCTGCCTGGTCAGCAGGCCGCGCGTGACGATTTCGGCAGGCGTCAGCGGTTCGTCATGGCCGCCGTCGAATTCCTTGCTGGTCGGGGTGATGACGGGTTCGGGCAGGATCTGGTTGTCGCGCATGCCGTCGGGCAGGCGCATGCCGTACATCTCGCGCTCACCCTTCTTATAGAGTGTCAGGATCGAGGTGCCGGTGGTGCCGGCGAGATAACCGCGCACGACGATTTCGACCGGCAGAATGTCGAGCCGCTTGCCGATGACGACATTAGCATCGGGATAATCGATGACGTGGTTCGGGCAGATATCCTTCGTCGCCTCGAACCAGTAGCGCGCCGTCTGCGTCAGCACCTGGCCCTTATAGGGAATGCAGGTGAGGATGCGGTCGAAAGCGCTCAGCCGGTCGGTGCTGATGATGATGCGGCGTCCGTCCGGAAGATCGTAATTCTCGCGCACCTTGCCGCGATAATAGTTCGGCAGTTCCGGGAAATGGGCTTCGGAGAGGATTCGCACGGCGCTCGACTGTCCTTGTGATTGGGTGAAGGCTTCCTGCTCTACTGCATAATTTCTTAAATCGGAATCGATTTAAGAAATTATGCAGCACTCAAAAGTGCTACAGCGTCCTTTGCGCGTCTGAAAGACGCGCGGCGCTGTAGTCATTGCCGGGAAGTCAAGGTGGCCCCACTATCGCATCACAGCCAGAACAGAGCCAGGAGAAACAAAGCGAGGCCGTAGCTTGTGACGGCAAGCGGCCAGCCGGTGCGCAGGAAGTCACTGAAGCGGTAGCCGCCGATGCCCATTGCCAGCGTATTGTTGTGATGGCCGAAGGGCGTCAGGAAATCCAGTGAGGCGCCGGCGGCGACGGCGATCAGATAGGCGTCCGGGGTATGGCTGCCGGCTTTCGCAAATTCCAGTGCGATCGGGGCCAGGACGATTGCGACCGTCGCATTGTTGACGAAGGGCGTCAGCGCCATGGCGAGGAAGAGGATGAGAGCGATGCCGAAGAGCGGACGGGTGATCGGCACGACGAGGCTCAGCCAGCCGGCAATGGTTTCGGCTGCCCCGGTGGTTGCCACTGCCTGACCGATCGGAATCATCGCCGCCAGCATGATAATGATCGGCCAGTTGAGGTCGGCCATCGCCTGGCGGATGTTCAGATGATTGAGCAAAGCGAGCACGAGCACGACGCCGGCAAAGGCGACGTCGGGACGCAGGCCGGCCGCGGATGCGGCGATGCCGCAGGCAAACAGCGCGAAAGGCCGCCAGGAGAGCGAGGCCGGTTCGCTCGAAGCAGCCGAAGCGAGCGGTAGGCACTCGCTTTCTTCAAGCGCTTCGGCGATCGCCATGCGCGGCCCTTCGAGCGTCAATATATCGCCGATCGACAGCTGCAGGTCGAGAAAACGGCCCTCGATGCGCGGCGCACGCATGGAAAGAGCGGTGACGGCGACGCCGCGGCTGTGAAAGATTTCGAGCGAGCGGATGCGCGAACCGACCAGCGTGCTTTCCGGCATGACGACGGCTTCGACACGGGAAAAATCCGGCTGCAGGCTATGCGGATTGATATCGGCGATCAGCGCCTGGGCGGTGGCAAGGCCGGCAAAGACGTTATCGCCGCCTTCGGCGAGCAGCATGTCGCCGGCTTCGATCACCGACTGATCGAGCGGACCGAAGACGAAATTCTCGCCGCGGATCAGCGCATGGGGCTTAATGCCGAAATGCGAGGGACAATCGGAAAGCCGGACGCCGATCAGCGGCGACCCGTCAGGGACGCGGCGCTCGACGACGATGCGGCGCTTGGCCGGTGAGATCGTCGCCGGCGCCTCGTCGGGCTCTGGAAACAGCCGCTGCACGCGAAAGGCGATGAGCAGAATGCCGGCGATTGCGACTGGCAGCCCGACATAAGCGAAATCGAAGAAGCGAAAGCCGGCTCCGGTCGCCTTGGCGAGCGCATCGCTGACGAGGAGGTTCGCCGGTGTGCCGATCAGCGAAACGAGGCCGCCGAGCAGGGCTGCAAACGCGACCGGCATGACGAGTTGGCGGCGGGGGATCGTCAGCGCCGCGCCGAGCCGCAGCGCCACCGGCAGGGTGATCGCAAAGGCGCCGATATTGTTCATGAAGATAGAGATGAAACCGGCAAGCGAAGAGGTGCCTGCTATGACCTGGAAGCCCGAGGGGCCTGCGGCCGCGAGACGGGCCGCGAGATTGTCGAAGAGCCTGGCGCGCGCCAGCACCTGGACGATCAGCAGGATCTCGACGACCGTGACGACGACGGGACTGGCAAAGCCCGTGAAGATCTGGTCGGCGGGATAAAGCCCGAGCGCATAGCCGGCGAGCAGACCGGCGATCGAGACCACCTCGATGCGGAAGCGATCGAGTGAGAAGAGAACGAGCATCGCCAGCAGAAGGATCAGCAGGGATGCTTGCTCGAACGTCATGCGCGGGTCCGGTGTTTCATCGACGAGGCGGACTGTAATCGTTCCTCATGCGCTGTACAGAGGTTCCTTCAGGCAAAGATTGAACAATTCTCAAATCTCGCGTCAAGCCGATGGAGTCCATCGGCTGGCCGCGTTCCGCTTCAGAACGGGGGTTGCGAAAACGCCGACGGTGCGCGCGATCCATTGCGGTCCGGCGGCTACCAGGCTTTCGCGCCAGCGATCCGATTGCAGCATCGCCGCACCGATGGCGACGGGTTCGATGCCGCAGCCCATCAGCAGGTGAAGGCCGGCTGTGATCGAGGCGCCGCTGGATATGACGTCATCGATCAGAGCGACGCGCCGTCCGGTCAGCAGCGGCAGCATGCGCGGATCGATATAGAGGCGTTTCTGTTGCGTCGGCGTGGTGATCGAGGACAGGGCGACGGACAGTTCGTCGCGGTACCAGAATTTGCGCGAGGTGCCGAGTGGAACATACCTGTTGTGACCGAGCTTCTGCGCCACCGCGGCGGCAAGCGTCAGGCCGAGTGTCGGCAGGCCGGCGACGACATCGATGGACATCGGCCTGATCTTTTCGGCGAGGCTTTCGGCGAGCGCATCGAGCACGGCGAAGCTCGCCTGGTTGACGATCAGCGAGGCGAGGGCATGTTCGCCATCATCAAGCACGCGGATCGGCAGGCGAAGCTGGCGGCCGTCGTCCAGCACGGCGACATAGAAGGAGGTGGACTCGCCGGCGGCGGCAAAGGTGCCGGGCGGATGAAACTCCTGCCAGAAATCGTGCGGCGCCATGCCAGCCCCATCCGTCAATTGCGTCTTGTCCTTTCAACGCCGGTTTTCCGGCGCAGTGCTTGCAACTCCGCCTCGGTCAGCGCGCGCACGGCGCCTTTCGGCAGTTCGCCGAGTTCGAGCCCGCCGATTGCGACGCGCACGAGGCGCAGGCATTCGGTTCCGAGCGCCTCCAGCATGCGGCGGATCTGGCGGTTGCGGCCCTCGTCGAGCTCAACCTCGATCCATGAGTTCCGGTCGCCCTGGCGCAAGCGCCGCGCGGCGGTCGCCGTCAGCAATTCGCCATCGTGGCGGATGCCCGATGTCATTGCGGCGATGCCCTCATCGTCCATGATGCCGTCGATCTGGACATGATAGGTCTTCGTCACATGCGTGATCGGATCGAGGAGGATCTGGGCGAATTCGGTGTCGTTGGTGAAAAGCAGCAGGCCCTCGCTCGCCTTGTCGA from Rhizobium sp. BT03 harbors:
- a CDS encoding phosphoribosylaminoimidazolesuccinocarboxamide synthase, producing the protein MRILSEAHFPELPNYYRGKVRENYDLPDGRRIIISTDRLSAFDRILTCIPYKGQVLTQTARYWFEATKDICPNHVIDYPDANVVIGKRLDILPVEIVVRGYLAGTTGTSILTLYKKGEREMYGMRLPDGMRDNQILPEPVITPTSKEFDGGHDEPLTPAEIVTRGLLTRQQWETLSRYALALFARGQEMAAKRGLILVDTKYEFGTDSDGNIILADEIHTPDSSRYWLAESYPASFAAGKRPDSFDKDFVRAWVAERCDPYKEEIPEIPTELIEQTSAVYIRAYEAITGERFVPDDSGETPLARIRQNLAPHFP
- a CDS encoding pseudouridine synthase, whose translation is MRERRPSYKTRERTKPAADAAAKRVTLPRALSKLGYCSRTQAERLIAESRVAVDGRTISDTSAWVDLATAKISVDGLVIAAEAKIYLMLNKPRGLVTTRHDPEGRPTVYDCLRDFDIPHLSPVGRLDKASEGLLLFTNDTEFAQILLDPITHVTKTYHVQIDGIMDDEGIAAMTSGIRHDGELLTATAARRLRQGDRNSWIEVELDEGRNRQIRRMLEALGTECLRLVRVAIGGLELGELPKGAVRALTEAELQALRRKTGVERTRRN
- a CDS encoding phosphoribosyltransferase; its protein translation is MAPHDFWQEFHPPGTFAAAGESTSFYVAVLDDGRQLRLPIRVLDDGEHALASLIVNQASFAVLDALAESLAEKIRPMSIDVVAGLPTLGLTLAAAVAQKLGHNRYVPLGTSRKFWYRDELSVALSSITTPTQQKRLYIDPRMLPLLTGRRVALIDDVISSGASITAGLHLLMGCGIEPVAIGAAMLQSDRWRESLVAAGPQWIARTVGVFATPVLKRNAASRWTPSA
- a CDS encoding SLC13 family permease produces the protein MTFEQASLLILLLAMLVLFSLDRFRIEVVSIAGLLAGYALGLYPADQIFTGFASPVVVTVVEILLIVQVLARARLFDNLAARLAAAGPSGFQVIAGTSSLAGFISIFMNNIGAFAITLPVALRLGAALTIPRRQLVMPVAFAALLGGLVSLIGTPANLLVSDALAKATGAGFRFFDFAYVGLPVAIAGILLIAFRVQRLFPEPDEAPATISPAKRRIVVERRVPDGSPLIGVRLSDCPSHFGIKPHALIRGENFVFGPLDQSVIEAGDMLLAEGGDNVFAGLATAQALIADINPHSLQPDFSRVEAVVMPESTLVGSRIRSLEIFHSRGVAVTALSMRAPRIEGRFLDLQLSIGDILTLEGPRMAIAEALEESECLPLASAASSEPASLSWRPFALFACGIAASAAGLRPDVAFAGVVLVLALLNHLNIRQAMADLNWPIIIMLAAMIPIGQAVATTGAAETIAGWLSLVVPITRPLFGIALILFLAMALTPFVNNATVAIVLAPIALEFAKAGSHTPDAYLIAVAAGASLDFLTPFGHHNNTLAMGIGGYRFSDFLRTGWPLAVTSYGLALFLLALFWL
- a CDS encoding efflux RND transporter permease subunit, which translates into the protein MAKFFIRRPIFAWVIAITIMLAGLLAIFTLSISQYPDIAPTTVRINATYRGASAETVEKSVTTIIEDGMTGLDDLTYMTSTSSTGSASIQLTFGTSADPDIAQVQVQNKLQLVQSQLPSDVIDAGISVTRSTSSILLVGSLVSTDGKRNSVDLGNILSTSIEDQIQRLEGVGSINVFGSGYAMRVWLDPFKLLKYQLTPSDVTSAIQAQNTQVSVGSLGAQPATPGQQINVTITAQSQLTTVADFEHIILKVEKDGATVRLSDVSRIEIGQESYGGGSRYNGQPSTGFAVNLAIGANAIDTAARVRSALEVIGRGLPAGVEITYPYDTTPFVELSIEKVVHTLIEAIVLVFVVLLIFLQNLRATLIPTIAVPVVLLGTFGVLAVTGYSINTLTMFAMVLAIGLLVDDAIVVVENVERIMSEEKLSPLEATEKSMGEITGAIVGIALVLTAVFIPMAFFGGSTGIIYRQFSITIVSAMLLSALVALVLTPALCATMLKPVGEHRKHRVGDWFNRNFTRSTNGYIRTIGYLLKRPIRVMLVFLLVGAGCAYLFTRLPSSFLPQEDQGVLLTIVTTPPGSTTQQTQAVVEKVENYYRQNEKDAVESVFGALGFGFNGSGQNSAIVFTKLKDFSKRTDPNLSAQSVVNRALRNFFAIREAQIFALLPPAIQGLGVSSGFSMYLVDTGGHGNDALTAASKRLIQMGNTSGKIVALRSSNKEVEPQMRIVLDQEKIGAMGVDIASVNSMLSIIFTGRDVNDFTLNGEIKPVYVQGDAPFRMQPDDLNHWYARNTAGEMVPFSAFTRTEWVKGAPSLARFNAVSAIPLDGASAPGVSSGDAMNEMEALTEQLGGGYTVAWQGISYQERLSGSQAPMLYAISVLVVFLCLAALYESWSIPFSVIMAVPVGILGALTAATLFGQANDVYFKVGLLTTIGLAAKNAILIVEFAKDRMESGMGLYEATLEAARLRLRPIIMTSLAFILGVVPLAIATGAGSAAQNAIGIGVLGGMLAATMLGIFFVPSFFVVIRRIFATRGKNAAGV
- a CDS encoding TetR family transcriptional regulator gives rise to the protein MARRPRRKAEETREDILSMAEMLFRERGYVAVSIADIAGALHMSPANVFKHFRSKVALIDAIAGRHLDNATERFAAFDQDLPPKEQLLRFVLRLLEGHLQDIQKNPYIFEMVLSTVEAKLEAGNRYRARIEEKLGGIIREGMAENRYHCRDPKSAARTVADVLACVLHPILIVRDDKETLVRRAEDIVDFVDAALQNNAC
- a CDS encoding efflux RND transporter periplasmic adaptor subunit — its product is MIRRALLISSALMFGALLAACSDNTGKPAGNAGAGAAQQASPVGVITLKKGSFPITTILPGRAETFQTADIRPQVSGLIREIAFKEGGEIKKGDLLYQIEDAPYIAAVEQAKAAISKAQASVPSAESNLDRYQRLVGSGATQIEFETAKTTLLQAKAEVESAKAALSAAQIDLDHTRIIAPFDGIIDQTAYNVGNVVSANQTTALTTIRQLDPIYISLTESSTNLLKLRDAMAAGDIKGAANVVFHLILEDGKEYNQQGKLDMSKQVVSETTGTFIIRVLFPNPDRIVLPGMYVRATVELGSEEGYALPQLATSRDANGRLTAQFVSADGKVETRAFENSSPSNNSWLVTEGIKDGDQLIVSGLQSITSGMPVKPVPMKITDNGVVVAAEQPAAGDAQKPAAK